A single genomic interval of Cucumis sativus cultivar 9930 chromosome 7, Cucumber_9930_V3, whole genome shotgun sequence harbors:
- the LOC105436088 gene encoding 7-deoxyloganetin glucosyltransferase isoform X3 — translation MGSVSQTEKPHAVCIPYPAQGHITPMLMLAKLLHHKGFYITFVNTDYNNRRLLQSRGPNSLDGLQDFKFRTIPDGLPYSDANCTQDIPALCESTSKNCLAPFCELISQLNSMAASPSSNMPPVSCIVSDAIMFFSVMAANEFKIPYAFIWTASACGYLGYFQYEHLIKKGLIPLKDMSQVTDGYLETTIRWTQEMTSIRLRDLPTFLRTTVRDDNTIIFVIQAMERSREASAIILNTVDAIEGDVKDSLSSILQSIYTIGPLHMLANQINDEKLTAISSNLWAEESECIEWLNSKQPNSVVYVNFGSITVMTPQQMIEFAWGLADSGKPFLWITRPDLIVGDSAIMSQEFVTQTKDRSLIASWCSQEQVLSHPSIGGFVTHSGWNSTLESICAGVPMICWPFFSEQQTNCRYCCTEWGIGMEIDNNVIRSEVEELVRELMDGEKGKKMKENVMYLKSKAEEAYKPGGSAYKQLDKLINEVLLSNIKKV, via the exons atgGGATCTGTCTCACAAACTGAAAAACCACATGCTGTAT GTATCCCATATCCAGCCCAAGGCCATATCACCCCTATGCTAATGCTTGCTAAGCTTCTCCATCACAAAGGTTTCTACATAACTTTCGTCAACACCGACTACAATAATCGTCGTCTTCTCCAATCCAGAGGCCCCAACTCGCTCGATGGCTTGCAAGATTTTAAGTTCCGAACCATTCCCGACGGCCTTCCTTACTCAGATGCCAACTGTACTCAAGATATTCCAGCACTCTGTGAATCCACCTCCAAGAATTGCTTAGCCCCTTTTTGTGAGCTTATTTCACAACTCAACTCAATGGCAGCTTCTCCTTCTAGTAATATGCCACCAGTTAGTTGTATTGTTAGTGATGCTATTATGTTTTTCTCTGTGATGGCTGCCAATGAGTTTAAAATCCCTTATGCTTTTATTTGGACTGCTAGTGCTTGTGGCTACCTTGGTTACTTCCAATATGAGCATCTCATTAAAAAAGGCTTGATTCCACTTAAAG ATATGAGTCAGGTAACAGATGGATATTTAGAAACTACAATCAGATGGACTCAAGAAATGACAAGTATACGTTTGAGAGACCTTCCTACTTTTCTTAGAACAACAGTTCGAGATGATAACACcatcatttttgttattcaaGCAATGGAAAGATCTCGAGAAGCATCtgcaattatattaaatacagTCGATGCAATCGAAGGAGATGTCAAAGattctctttcttctatcCTTCAGTCTATTTACACCATTGGTCCACTTCACATGCTTGCCAACCaaataaatgatgaaaaactAACAGCAATTAGCTCAAACCTATGGGCTGAGGAATCAGAATGCATTGAGTGGCTTAACTCTAAGCAACCCAACTCAGttgtttatgttaattttgGTAGCATCACAGTGATGACACCACAACAAATGATTGAGTTTGCATGGGGATTAGCTGATAGTGGGAAGCCATTTTTGTGGATTACAAGGCCTGATTTAATTGTGGGAGACTCAGCCATTATGTCTCAAGAATTTGTCACACAAACTAAAGATAGAAGCTTGATAGCAAGTTGGTGTAGTCAAGAACAAGTGTTGAGCCATCCTTCAATAGGAGGATTTGTAACACATAGTGGATGGAATTCAACTCTTGAAAGTATATGTGCTGGTGTTCCAATGATATGTTGGCCTTTCTTTTCTgaacaacaaacaaattgtCGTTATTGTTGCACTGAGTGGGGGATTGGAATGGAGATTGATAACAATGTAATAAGAAGTGAAGTGGAGGAGTTAGTGAGAGAGTTGATGGATGGAGAAAAaggtaagaaaatgaaagagaatgtAATGTATTTGAAGAGTAAAGCTGAAGAAGCATATAAACCAGGTGGTTCTGCTTACAAGCAATTGGATAAGCTGATCAATGAAGTACTTTTGTCAAACATAAAGAAGGTTTAA
- the LOC105436088 gene encoding 7-deoxyloganetin glucosyltransferase isoform X1: MGSVSQTEKPHAVCIPYPAQGHITPMLMLAKLLHHKGFYITFVNTDYNHRRLLKSRGPNSLDGLQDFTFRTIPDGLPYSDANCTQDIPALCESTSKNCLAPFCDFISQLNSMAASPSSNMPPVSCIVSDAVMSFSMLAANEFKIPYAFLWTASACGYLGYFQYEHLIKQGLIPLKDMNQVTDGYLETTVGWTQGMKNIRLRDLPTFLRTTSLDDIMINFIIQEMKRSREASTIILNTFDAIEGDVKDSLSSILQSIYTIGPLHMLGNQIDDEKLTAIGSNLWAEESECIEWLNSKQPNSVVYVNFGSITVMTPQQMVEFAWGLADSGKSFLWITRPDLIVGDSAIMPQEFVTQTKDRSLIASWCSQEQVLNHPSIGGFLTHSGWNSTLESICAGVPMISWPFFAEQQTNCRYCCTEWGIGMEIDNNVKRNEVEELVRELMDGEKGKKMKENVMYLRSKAEEAYKPGGSAYKQLDKLINEVLLSNIKKV, encoded by the exons atgGGATCTGTCTCACAAACTGAAAAACCACATGCTGTATGTATCCCATATCCAGCCCAAGGCCATATCACCCCTATGCTAATGCTTGCTAAGCTTCTCCATCACAAAGGTTTCTACATAACTTTCGTCAACACCGACTACAATCATCGTCGTCTTCTCAAATCGAGAGGCCCCAACTCGCTCGATGGCTTGCAAGATTTTACATTCCGAACCATTCCCGACGGCCTTCCTTACTCGGACGCCAACTGTACTCAAGATATTCCAGCACTCTGTGAATCCACCTCCAAGAATTGCTTAGCCCCgttttgtgattttatttCACAACTTAACTCAATGGCAGCTTCTCCTTCTAGTAATATGCCACCAGTTAGCTGTATTGTTAGTGATGCTGTTATGTCTTTCTCTATGTTGGCTGCCAATGAGTTTAAAATCCCTTATGCTTTTCTTTGGACTGCTAGTGCTTGTGGCTACCTTGGTTACTTCCAATATGAGCATCTCATTAAACAAGGCTTGATTCCTCTTAAAG ATATGAATCAGGTAACGGATGGATATTTAGAAACTACAGTCGGATGGACTCAAGGAATGAAAAATATACGTTTGAGAGACCTTCCTACTTTTCTTAGAACAACAAGTCTAGATGATATTATGatcaattttatcattcaagaaatgaaaagatctCGAGAAGCATCtacaattatattaaacacatttgatgcAATCGAAGGAGATGTCAAAGattctctttcttctatcCTTCAGTCTATTTACACTATTGGTCCACTTCACATGCTTGGCAACCAAATAGATGATGAAAAACTAACAGCAATTGGCTCAAACCTATGGGCTGAGGAATCAGAATGCATTGAGTGGCTTAACTCTAAGCAGCCCAACTCAGttgtttatgttaattttgGTAGCATTACAGTGATGACACCACAACAAATGGTTGAGTTTGCATGGGGATTAGCTGATAGTGGGAAGTCATTTTTGTGGATTACAAGGCCTGATTTAATTGTGGGAGATTCAGCCATTATGCCTCAAGAATTTGTTACACAAACTAAAGATAGAAGCTTGATAGCAAGTTGGTGTAGTCAAGAACAAGTGTTGAACCATCCATCAATAGGAGGATTTCTAACACATAGTGGATGGAATTCAACTCTTGAGAGTATATGTGCTGGTGTTCCAATGATTTCATGGCCTTTCTTTGCTgaacaacaaacaaattgtCGTTATTGTTGCACTGAGTGGGGGATTGGAATGGAGATTGACAACaatgtaaaaagaaatgaagtggAGGAGTTAGTGAGAGAGTTGATGGATGGAGAAAAaggtaagaaaatgaaagagaatgtAATGTATTTGAGGAGTAAAGCTGAAGAAGCATATAAACCAGGTGGTTCTGCTTACAAGCAATTGGATAAGCTGATCAATGAAGTACTTTTGTCAAACATAAAGAAGGTTTAA
- the LOC105436088 gene encoding 7-deoxyloganetin glucosyltransferase isoform X2, whose protein sequence is MGSVSQTEKPHAVCIPYPAQGHITPMLMLAKLLHHKGFYITFVNTDYNNRRLLQSRGPNSLDGLQDFKFRTIPDGLPYSDANCTQDIPALCESTSKNCLAPFCELISQLNSMAASPSSNMPPVSCIVSDAIMFFSVMAANEFKIPYAFIWTASACGYLGYFQYEHLIKKGLIPLKDMSQVTDGYLETTIRWTQEMTSIRLRDLPTFLRTTVRDDNTIIFVIQAMERSREASAIILNTVDAIEGDVKDSLSSILQSIYTIGPLHMLANQINDEKLTAISSNLWAEESECIEWLNSKQPNSVVYVNFGSITVMTPQQMIEFAWGLADSGKPFLWITRPDLIVGDSAIMSQEFVTQTKDRSLIASWCSQEQVLSHPSIGGFVTHSGWNSTLESICAGVPMICWPFFSEQQTNCRYCCTEWGIGMEIDNNVIRSEVEELVRELMDGEKGKKMKENVMYLKSKAEEAYKPGGSAYKQLDKLINEVLLSNIKKV, encoded by the exons atgGGATCTGTCTCACAAACTGAAAAACCAC ATGCTGTATGTATCCCATATCCAGCCCAAGGCCATATCACCCCTATGCTAATGCTTGCTAAGCTTCTCCATCACAAAGGTTTCTACATAACTTTCGTCAACACCGACTACAATAATCGTCGTCTTCTCCAATCCAGAGGCCCCAACTCGCTCGATGGCTTGCAAGATTTTAAGTTCCGAACCATTCCCGACGGCCTTCCTTACTCAGATGCCAACTGTACTCAAGATATTCCAGCACTCTGTGAATCCACCTCCAAGAATTGCTTAGCCCCTTTTTGTGAGCTTATTTCACAACTCAACTCAATGGCAGCTTCTCCTTCTAGTAATATGCCACCAGTTAGTTGTATTGTTAGTGATGCTATTATGTTTTTCTCTGTGATGGCTGCCAATGAGTTTAAAATCCCTTATGCTTTTATTTGGACTGCTAGTGCTTGTGGCTACCTTGGTTACTTCCAATATGAGCATCTCATTAAAAAAGGCTTGATTCCACTTAAAG ATATGAGTCAGGTAACAGATGGATATTTAGAAACTACAATCAGATGGACTCAAGAAATGACAAGTATACGTTTGAGAGACCTTCCTACTTTTCTTAGAACAACAGTTCGAGATGATAACACcatcatttttgttattcaaGCAATGGAAAGATCTCGAGAAGCATCtgcaattatattaaatacagTCGATGCAATCGAAGGAGATGTCAAAGattctctttcttctatcCTTCAGTCTATTTACACCATTGGTCCACTTCACATGCTTGCCAACCaaataaatgatgaaaaactAACAGCAATTAGCTCAAACCTATGGGCTGAGGAATCAGAATGCATTGAGTGGCTTAACTCTAAGCAACCCAACTCAGttgtttatgttaattttgGTAGCATCACAGTGATGACACCACAACAAATGATTGAGTTTGCATGGGGATTAGCTGATAGTGGGAAGCCATTTTTGTGGATTACAAGGCCTGATTTAATTGTGGGAGACTCAGCCATTATGTCTCAAGAATTTGTCACACAAACTAAAGATAGAAGCTTGATAGCAAGTTGGTGTAGTCAAGAACAAGTGTTGAGCCATCCTTCAATAGGAGGATTTGTAACACATAGTGGATGGAATTCAACTCTTGAAAGTATATGTGCTGGTGTTCCAATGATATGTTGGCCTTTCTTTTCTgaacaacaaacaaattgtCGTTATTGTTGCACTGAGTGGGGGATTGGAATGGAGATTGATAACAATGTAATAAGAAGTGAAGTGGAGGAGTTAGTGAGAGAGTTGATGGATGGAGAAAAaggtaagaaaatgaaagagaatgtAATGTATTTGAAGAGTAAAGCTGAAGAAGCATATAAACCAGGTGGTTCTGCTTACAAGCAATTGGATAAGCTGATCAATGAAGTACTTTTGTCAAACATAAAGAAGGTTTAA
- the LOC116405155 gene encoding 7-deoxyloganetin glucosyltransferase-like — protein sequence MMESVSQTEKPHAVCIPYPVQGHITPMLMLAKLLHHRGFYITFVNTDYNHRRLLQSRGPNSLDGLQDFKFRTIPDGLPYSDANCTQDIPALCESTSKNCLAPFCDLISQLNSMAASPSSNMPPVSCIVSDAIMSFSMLAANEFKIPYAFLWTASACGYLGYFQYEHLINQGLIPLKDMSQLTDGYLETTIGWTQGMKNIRLRDLPTFLRTTNLDDIMINFILQEMKRSREASTIILNTFDAIEGDVKDSLSSILQSIYTIGPLHMLGNKIDDEKLTAIGSNLWAEESKCIEWLNSKQPDSVVYVNFGSITVMTPQQMVEFAWGLADSGKPFLWITRPDLIVGDSAIMPQEFVTQTKDRSLISSWCSQEQVLSHPSIGGFLTHSGWNSTLESICAGVPMISWPFFAEQQTNCRYCCTEWGIGMEIDNNVKRNEVEELVRELMDGEKGKKMKENVMYLKSKAEEAYKPGGSAYKQLDKLINEVLLSNIKKV from the exons atgaTGGAATCTGTCTCACAGACTGAAAAACCACATGCTGTATGTATCCCATATCCAGTCCAAGGCCATATCACCCCTATGCTAATGCTTGCTAAGCTTCTCCATCACAGAGGTTTCTACATAACTTTTGTCAATACCGACTACAATCATCGTCGTCTTCTCCAATCGAGAGGCCCCAACTCGCTCGATGGCTTGCAAGATTTTAAGTTCCGAACCATTCCCGACGGCCTTCCTTACTCGGACGCCAACTGTACTCAAGATATTCCAGCACTCTGTGAATCCACCTCCAAGAATTGCTTAGCCCCTTTTTGTGATCTTATTTCACAACTTAACTCAATGGCAGCTTCTCCTTCTAGTAATATGCCACCAGTTAGCTGCATTGTTAGTGATGCTATTATGTCTTTCTCTATGTTGGCTGCCAATGAGTTTAAAATCCCTTATGCTTTTCTTTGGACTGCTAGTGCTTGTGGCTATCTTGGTTACTTCCAATATGAGCATCTCATTAACCAGGGCTTGATTCCTCTTAAAG ATATGAGTCAGCTAACAGATGGATATTTAGAAACTACAATCGGATGGACTCAAGGAATGAAAAATATACGTTTGAGAGACCTTCCTACTTTTCTTAGAACAACAAATCTAGATGATATTATGATCAATTTTATCCttcaagaaatgaaaagatctCGAGAAGCATCtacaattatattaaacacatttgatgcAATCGAAGGAGATGTCAAAGATTCTCTTTCATCTATCCTTCAGTCTATTTACACTATTGGTCCACTTCACATGCTTGGCAACAAAATAGATGATGAAAAACTAACAGCAATTGGCTCAAACCTATGGGCTGAGGAATCAAAATGCATTGAGTGGCTTAACTCTAAGCAGCCCGACTCAGttgtttatgttaattttgGTAGCATCACAGTGATGACACCACAACAAATGGTTGAGTTTGCATGGGGATTAGCTGATAGTGGGAAGCCATTTTTGTGGATTACAAGGCCTGATTTAATTGTGGGAGATTCAGCCATTATGCCTCAAGAATTTGTTACACAGACTAAAGATAGAAGCTTGATATCAAGTTGGTGTAGTCAAGAACAAGTGTTGAGCCATCCTTCAATAGGAGGATTTCTAACACATAGTGGATGGAATTCAACTCTTGAGAGTATATGTGCTGGTGTTCCAATGATTTCATGGCCTTTCTTTGCTgaacaacaaacaaattgtCGTTATTGTTGCACTGAGTGGGGGATTGGAATGGAGATTGACAACaatgtaaaaagaaatgaagtggAGGAGTTAGTGAGAGAGTTGATGGATGGAGAAAAaggtaagaaaatgaaagagaatgtAATGTATTTGAAGAGTAAAGCTGAAGAAGCATATAAACCAGGTGGTTCTGCTTACAAGCAATTGGATAAGCTGATCAATGAAGTACTTTTGTCAAACATAAAGAAGGTTTAA
- the LOC105436089 gene encoding 7-deoxyloganetin glucosyltransferase — MMESVSQTEKPHAVCIPYPVQGHITPMLMLAKLLHHRGFYITFVNTDYNHRRLLQSRGPNSLDGLQDFKFRTIPDGLPYSDANCTQDIPALCESTSKNCLAPFCDLISQLNSMAASPSSNMPPVSCIVSDAVMSFSMLAANEFKIPHAFLWTASACGYLGYFQYEHLIKQGLIPLKDMDQVTNGYLETTIEWTQGMKNIRLRDLPTFLRTTNLDDIMLNFLLQEMKRSREASTIILSTFDAIEGDVKDSLSSILQSIYTIGPLHMLGNKIDDEKLTAIGSNLWVEESECIEWLNSKQPNSVVYLNFGSITVMTPQQMVEFAWGLADSGKPFLWITRPDLIVGNSAIMPQEFVTQTKDRSLIASWCSQEQVLNHPSIGGFLTHSGWNSTLESICAGVPMISWPSFAEQQTNCRYCCTEWEIGMEIDNNVKRNEVEKLVRELMDGEKGKKMKENAMFLKSKAEEAYKPGGSAYKQLDKLINEVLLSNIKKV; from the exons atgaTGGAATCTGTCTCACAGACTGAAAAACCACATGCTGTATGTATCCCATATCCAGTCCAAGGCCATATCACCCCTATGCTAATGCTTGCTAAGCTTCTCCATCACAGAGGTTTCTACATAACTTTTGTCAATACCGACTACAATCATCGTCGTCTTCTCCAATCGAGAGGCCCCAACTCGCTCGATGGCTTGCAAGATTTTAAGTTCCGAACCATTCCCGACGGCCTTCCTTACTCGGACGCCAACTGTACTCAAGATATTCCAGCACTCTGTGAATCCACCTCCAAGAATTGCTTAGCCCCTTTTTGTGATCTTATTTCACAACTTAACTCAATGGCAGCTTCTCCTTCCAGTAATATGCCACCAGTTAGCTGCATTGTTAGTGATGCTGTTATGTCTTTCTCTATGTTGGCTGCCAATGAGTTTAAAATCCCTCATGCTTTTCTTTGGACTGCTAGTGCTTGTGGCTATCTTGGTTACTTCCAATATGAGCATCTCATTAAACAAGGCTTGATTCCTCTTAAAG ATATGGATCAGGTAACAAATGGATATTTAGAAACTACAATCGAATGGACTCAAGGTATGAAGAATATACGTTTGAGAGACCTTCCTACTTTTCTTAGAACAACAAATCTAGATGATATTATGTTGAATTTTCTCCttcaagaaatgaaaagatctCGAGAAGCATCTACAATTATATTAAGCACATTTGATGCAATCGAAGGAGATGTCAAAGATTCTCTTTCATCTATCCTTCAGTCTATTTACACTATTGGTCCACTTCACATGCTTGGCAACAAAATAGATGATGAAAAACTAACAGCAATTGGCTCAAACCTATGGGTTGAGGAATCAGAATGCATCGAGTGGCTTAACTCTAAGCAGCCCAACTCAGTTGTTTATCTTAATTTTGGTAGCATCACAGTGATGACACCACAACAAATGGTTGAGTTTGCATGGGGATTAGCTGATAGTGGGAAGCCATTTTTGTGGATTACAAGGCCTGATTTAATTGTGGGAAATTCAGCCATTATGCCTCAAGAATTTGTTACACAAACTAAAGATAGAAGCTTGATAGCAAGTTGGTGTAGTCAAGAACAAGTGTTGAACCATCCTTCAATAGGAGGATTTCTAACACATAGTGGATGGAATTCAACTCTTGAGAGTATATGTGCTGGTGTTCCAATGATTTCATGGCCTTCCTTTGCTgaacaacaaacaaattgtCGTTATTGTTGCACTGAGTGGGAGATTGGAATGGAGATTGACAACaatgtaaaaagaaatgagGTGGAGAAGTTAGTGAGAGAGTTGATGGATGGAGAAAAAGgtaagaaaatgaaggagaaCGCAATGTTTTTGAAGAGTAAAGCTGAAGAAGCATATAAACCAGGTGGTTCTGCTTACAAGCAATTGGATAAGCTGATCAATGAAGTACTTTTGTCAAACATAAAGAAGGTTTAA
- the LOC101204196 gene encoding pentatricopeptide repeat-containing protein At5g16860: protein MSIFSSSFSIFSVMIHHHCGSYLSRILITSVHFYSTFTTSPPTIPLISLLRQCKTLINAKLAHQQIFVHGFTEMFSYAVGAYIECGASAEAVSLLQRLIPSHSTVFWWNALIRRSVKLGLLDDTLGFYCQMQRLGWLPDHYTFPFVLKACGEIPSLRHGASVHAIVCANGLGSNVFICNSIVAMYGRCGALDDAHQMFDEVLERKIEDIVSWNSILAAYVQGGQSRTALRIAFRMGNHYSLKLRPDAITLVNILPACASVFALQHGKQVHGFSVRNGLVDDVFVGNALVSMYAKCSKMNEANKVFEGIKKKDVVSWNAMVTGYSQIGSFDSALSLFKMMQEEDIKLDVITWSAVIAGYAQKGHGFEALDVFRQMQLYGLEPNVVTLASLLSGCASVGALLYGKQTHAYVIKNILNLNWNDKEDDLLVLNGLIDMYAKCKSYRVARSIFDSIEGKDKNVVTWTVMIGGYAQHGEANDALKLFAQIFKQKTSLKPNAFTLSCALMACARLGELRLGRQLHAYALRNENESEVLYVGNCLIDMYSKSGDIDAARAVFDNMKLRNVVSWTSLMTGYGMHGRGEEALHLFDQMQKLGFAVDGITFLVVLYACSHSGMVDQGMIYFHDMVKGFGITPGAEHYACMVDLLGRAGRLNEAMELIKNMSMEPTAVVWVALLSASRIHANIELGEYAASKLTELGAENDGSYTLLSNLYANARRWKDVARIRSLMKHTGIRKRPGCSWIQGKKSTTTFFVGDRSHPESEQIYNLLLDLIKRIKDMGYVPQTSFALHDVDDEEKGDLLFEHSEKLAVAYGILTTAPGQPIRIHKNLRICGDCHSALTYISMIIDHEIVLRDSSRFHHFKKGSCSCRSYW from the coding sequence ATGTCCATTTTCTCGAGTTCTTTTTCAATCTTCAGTGTTATGATACATCACCATTGTGGTTCATATCTTAGTCGAATCCTCATCACCTCAGTTCATTTCTATTCTACTTTTACAACTTCTCCTCCCACCATTCCCCTCATTTCCTTATTGAGACAATGCAAGACGTTGATCAATGCGAAGCTTGCTCACCAGCAAATTTTTGTCCATGGCTTCACCGAAATGTTCAGCTACGCCGTTGGTGCCTATATCGAGTGTGGTGCTTCTGCAGAAGCTGTATCACTCCTCCAACGTCTTATACCGTCACATTCCACCGTTTTCTGGTGGAATGCACTGATTCGACGCTCTGTGAAACTTGGTCTCCTTGATGATACATTGGGTTTTTATTGTCAGATGCAGAGGCTTGGGTGGTTGCCTGACCATTACACCTTTCCTTTTGTTCTCAAAGCCTGTGGTGAGATACCATCGTTACGGCATGGTGCTTCAGTTCATGCCATAGTTTGTGCAAATGGATTAGGGtcaaatgtatttatttgtaattcaATTGTGGCTATGTACGGGCGATGTGGGGCATTGGATGATGCACACCAAATGTTCGATGAGGTGCTTGaaagaaagattgaagacATTGTGTCTTGGAATTCAATTCTTGCTGCTTATGTACAAGGTGGGCAGTCAAGAACTGCCCTTAGAATTGCTTTTCGAATGGGTAACCACTACAGTCTTAAACTTCGCCCGGATGCAATCACGCTTGTGAATATTCTTCCTGCTTGTGCGTCAGTATTTGCACTTCAACATGGTAAGCAGGTACATGGATTTTCAGTACGAAATGGATTGGTGGATGATGTATTTGTAGGCAATGCTCTCGTGAGTATGTATGCCAAATGCTCAAAGATGAATGAGGCGAACAAGGTCTTTGAGGGGATAAAGAAGAAGGATGTGGTTTCTTGGAATGCTATGGTCACCGGGTATTCTCAGATTGGTAGCTTTGATAGTGCCCTTTCCTTGTTTAAGATGATGCAAGAGGAAGATATCAAGTTAGATGTGATAACGTGGAGTGCTGTAATTGCTGGGTACGCTCAAAAGGGGCATGGTTTTGAAGCCCTTGATGTATTTAGACAAATGCAGCTTTATGGGTTGGAGCCCAATGTTGTTACTCTCGCGTCTCTTCTTTCAGGTTGTGCATCTGTGGGAGCATTGCTTTATGGGAAGCAAACACATGCGTatgtcataaaaaatattctcaacTTGAATTGGAATGATAAAGAGGACGACTTGTTGGTTCTCAACGGTCTAATTGATATGTATGCTAAATGCAAAAGCTATAGAGTCGCTCGCAGCATTTTTGACTCGATAGAAGGAAAAGACAAGAATGTGGTGACTTGGACTGTGATGATTGGTGGATATGCTCAGCATGGGGAAGCCAATGATGCATTAAAACTGTTTGCTCAGATATTTAAACAGAAGACCTCTTTAAAGCCTAACGCCTTTACTCTATCATGTGCCTTGATGGCTTGTGCACGTTTGGGCGAGTTAAGGCTTGGAAGACAACTCCATGCCTATGCTTTGCGGAATGAAAATGAGTCTGAGGTTTTATATGTAGGCAATTGCCTCATTGACATGTATTCCAAATCGGGGGACATTGATGCTGCTCGAGCTGTGTTTGACAACATGAAATTACGAAATGTTGTTTCTTGGACTTCTTTGATGACGGGCTATGGTATGCATGGTCGTGGTGAAGAAGCTTTGCATCTTTTTGATCAAATGCAGAAACTGGGTTTTGCTGTTGATGGGATTACCTTTCTTGTCGTTTTATATGCTTGTAGTCACTCTGGAATGGTGGATCAAGGCATGATCTACTTCCACGATATGGTCAAGGGCTTTGGGATTACCCCTGGAGCCGAACATTATGCATGTATGGTCGATCTCTTGGGTCGTGCAGGTCGTCTTAACGAAGCAATGGAACTCATCAAAAACATGTCAATGGAGCCGACTGCAGTTGTATGGGTGGCATTATTAAGTGCCAGTAGAATCCATGCAAATATTGAGCTTGGGGAATATGCAGCAAGTAAATTGACAGAGTTAGGGGCAGAGAACGATGGTTCATACACATTACTTTCAAACTTGTATGCAAATGCACGACGTTGGAAAGACGTAGCAAGAATTAGGTCATTGATGAAGCATACCGGGATCAGAAAGAGGCCGGGATGTAGTTGGATACAAGGGAAGAAAAGCACTACAACTTTCTTTGTAGGTGATAGAAGTCATCCAGAATCAGAGCAAATATACAATCttcttttggatttgattAAACGAATAAAAGACATGGGGTACGTTCCTCAAACGAGCTTTGCTCTTCATGATGTTGATGATGAAGAGAAAGGTGATCTCCTGTTTGAGCATAGTGAAAAGTTGGCTGTTGCTTATGGGATTTTAACAACAGCCCCAGGACAGCCAATTCGGATACACAAGAATTTGCGCATCTGCGGTGATTGCCACAGTGCCTTAACCTACATTTCCATGATTATTGACCACGAGATCGTATTGAGAGACTCGAGTAGGTTCCATCATTTCAAGAAAGGCTCATGTTCTTGTAGAAGCTATTGGTGA